The sequence GCTCGCAGAAGAGCCGCTCGCTTCGCACCGAGTAGAACGCCATCAGGAGACAGGACTTCAGCAAATGCTCCGGCGGAATGCTCGGCCGCCCGGTGCCGCTGTACATCTCATCGAACGTCGGCGAGAGCGCCGCCAGCGCGGCGTCCGCCATGTCCTTCACCCTGCGCAGCGGATGGCCTGCGGGCACCCGGTCTCCCGGCGTCCGCAGGCTGAACAGTGTCGTCTGTTGCTTGGGCCGTCCGCGCATCACTGCCTCCGATGAGCGGAGGACACCACGTCACGCGGCGGGGTGTCGATCCCTCGGAGGGGTTTCTCAACAGCCTGCTAGCGGGCGCCCCGGGATGCTTCCAGTCCGCTCACGTGCTTGCGGACCATCAGGCTCAAGGGCACGGCCACCAGGGCGATGACAGTCGCCACCAGGTACACCTGGTTGATGCCCATCACGAATGAGAGCAGCTCGATGTCACGACGCTCCGTCACCCCCTCCCGCGCGAGCACCTGCGCCTCCCGGGCCGCGAAGGTGGAGAGGAGCGACGTGAAGATGGCAATCGAGAAGGCCCCGAACACGTTTCGCAGCCAGTTGCTGATGGACGAGGCGTGGCCACTCAGCTCCCGGGAGAGCTGCTCCATGCCCGCGTTGCTGGCCGGCATGATGGAGAGCGAGATGCCCACGTTCCGGACCAGCATCCACATCAGCACGTAGGTGTGGGAGACGTCCGGCGTCAGGCGGCTCAAGGCGTACGTGCCGCCCGCAATCAACAGGACGCCCGCCGTCATGAGCGTGCTCGGCCCGAGCGTGCCGTACATGCGCCCGACCAGGGGCATCAGGAGCGCCATGGCAAGGGAGGCCGGGAGCAGAATCAACCCCGTCTTCAGCGGCGTCACGCCCTGGATTTCCTGAAGGAACAACGGGATGAGGAACGCGCCCGAATAGAGGCTGATGGTGATGATGCTCGAGATGAGCAACGTCACCACGTAGCGGCCGTTGGCCAGCACCCGCAGGTCCAGCAGCGGCGCATGCGTCTTCAATTGCCGGACGACGAAGGAGACGAGTGACACCGTCCCCAGCACGGCCAGCGACACGGTCTTCGCATCCGTCCATCCCCAGGCCCGCCCCTGACTCAAGGCGATCAGCAGCGCCAGCGTTCCGGTGATGACGGTGAGCAGCCCGGGGAAGTCGAACGCCTTCGGGACCTCCAGGCGGTAGTAGGGAACGGTCCGCACCGCCATCGCCACGGCGGCGAGGCCCAGCGGCACGTTCATGAAGAACAACCACCGCCAGTTGCCCAGCGTCATCAGCCAGCCCGCCAGCGTGGGCCCGAAGGCGGGAGCGAGCATCGAGGACAGCGTCCAGAGGCTCGCGGCCAGCGCCTGCCGTTCACGCGGCAGCAGCTGGTAGATGAGCGTCATCGTCACCGGCATGATGGCGCCACAGAACGCGCCCTGGACGAACCGGAAGGCCACCAGCGCGCGCGTATCCCAGGACACCCCACACAGCACGGAGGCCACGAGGAAGCCCACCAGGCTGGCCACGTACACCCACTTGAAGCTGAAGCGTCCGCCCAGATAGCCGGTGAGCGGGGCGCTCGTTCCCATGGCGAGCATGAAGCCCGTCAGGGTCCACTGCACGGAGGACAGCTCCGCCCCGAAGTGCCGCTGGAGTTCGGGAATGGCGATGGTGATCGTGCTGGAGCTCAGCACCGACATGAACGACCCGACAAACAGGGTGAACATGAACGGCCAGAAGCGGGGGACTGTCGGCTCGGCGGCGGAGTGCATGGGCGACGGCAGGCGCTGGAGCGCGAGACCGAAGCCCCTCATGAATCATGGCTGACGCCGAGGGTCCAGCCGGAAGGGCCCCGCCGCCGCCGGCCCTCGGCTGCGCGCTGCTCAGGATGTCGCCGTGGGCCACCCAGCCACCGCCCCATTCCGCGGGGCGCCGCGGGCTGCTACCTCGACCACCCCCGCCCCACCGACATCTCGTAGTCGAAGCGAACCACTTCATTGATGCCCACCGAGAAGTCCGTGCAACGCCCGAACGTCGTGCAGATTCGATAGTCCCCCAGGGCCAGCGCGGCTTCGTAGAAGCCATCCTCGTTCGATGTCACGGAAGCCACGTCCAGGTCCTGGGGCAGGGACTTGACCAGCAAGGTCATCGACCGCGGCTCGCGCTCACACTCAGAAGAACACACGTCATTGACATAGGAGATCATCCCATAGACCCCCTGCGATATCGTCACGGCCTCTTCAGGGTCGAAATCACCGCAGGCCACGCTGCTCAAGGTCATGACGGCGAGCGACGCCAGGTATCCTCGGGAGTTCATTTTCATCAGAGCAGCCTACACCTCAGCCCCATGGAAAGCCAGACAGGCTATTGCGCAGACAGCCGCTCCGTGAATGGCCTGTCATCGCCACGGCGGACCATCAGGACGGTCCCCACCGCCAGCAAGGCAATGAAAGCAACGTCACGCATGGAATTCGGCTGGACGTCGATGAAGAGGCTGGCGGGCCGGAACATGACCGTCGCTGGAGCCGTGACGAGAAAGGCACACAGGTTCATGCCCGCGTGGAGTCCCATGGCCGCCTCCAGCCGTCCTGTCCGGAGCGTCACCCAGGCCAGGAGGATGCCCACCGTGAGGTAGTAGGCCGCCGACCACCCCGGCGTTCCCGAAGCCTCGGGGTTGGGCAGATGCGCGGCCCAGAACAGCAGGCTGCTCACCGCCACGGCCACCCACGGCCGAGGCAGGAGCCGGTAGACGCCCTGCATGAGCCACCCACGGTAGAGCAGCTCTTCCGCCGCGGCTTGGATGGGCGTGAGGACCAGCACGAGCCCCAGGGCCACGAAGAAGCGCGACGCGTCGAAGTTCAGGGTGAAGGACTCGCGGTCCATCAGGACATTCACACCCGCTGCCACGCTGAGCACACCAAACGCACCGGCCGCCGCCTTCAGGAAGGGACGGACGCGGAAGCCCCCCTCCTGCCCCAGAAGACTCGAGAAGGGCCTCTTGTGCACGGCGCGGACACCGAGCGCCAGCGCAGCGATGACCACCGCGAACGACAGCATGCCCACCGCGAACGCCGGAAACGGCACTCCCTCCACGACGCCCGCCACCGGGTCGAACCGGAAGTCCGCGTCCCCCGAGCGGCTCGCCACCAGGAACAGGAACGCCGAATACGGCACGTTGAAGAGCACGACGGCCAGCCCGATCAGGACTGCTGTCAGCACATACCGCCATGGCTGATTCCGCCCGCGCGACGCCTGCTCCAGATAGACATTGGACATGACCGTCTCCTTTCCGCGGCCATGAGACCGCGGGGTTGAACGACAACGTGGATGGGGCGCCCCAGGCTATGGGGCGGTGGATTCGAGCGCCGCCGCCAGCCGCTTGCGAGCCAGGTGCAAGCGCGACCACGCGGTGCCCTCGGGAATCCCGAGGACGCTGGCAATCTGGGCGTGTGACAGGCCTTCCACGGCGAAGAGCGACAGCACGGTGCGGTGCTCCAGCGAGAGTGTCTTCATCGCCACCTCGAGTCTGCGCCTCCGCTCCCGCGTCTCGAAGGTCTCCTCGATACCCGCCCGAGGGTCCGCCATCTCGATGTCGACCGCGTCGCCACGGTGACGCTCGCGCCGCGTCTTCGCGGCCACGGCGGCCCGCACCGCGATGCGATACGCCCACGTCGACAGCTGCGCATCCCCCCGGAACTGCGGCAGGGCCCGCTGAATCGAGAGGAACGTCTCCTGGACGGCGTCCTGGGCGTCACTCGGGTCCCGGGTGATTCCATGGCAGAGCACGTACAGCTTCCCGCTGAGCGCCTCATACAGGTGGCGCATGGCATCCTCTCGCGCGGCGGCGTCGCCCGACACCACGGCGGCCCGGAGGGCCTCTTCATCCAATGGCGCGCGCGGCGTCACGGCGCGACCTCGAGTTCGGCGCGCTCGCGCAGCAGTCGCGGCCTGCGCGTCCGAGCGAGATAGACGGTCATGCCCAGGTTCACTCCCGCGGCAAACAGCAGGGCGACGACTCCCGGGAGCCCCTTGTCGCGCATCAGAAACGCGGTCCCCGCCATCGCGACCGTCATCGCCGGGAAGAGCCACAGGAGGGTGGCCAGGTCCTTGAGCTCCGTGTCGATGCGTGCCCGCCGCTGCGCCATCCACGCGTCCACGCCGACACTGGCCGCTTCGATGGCACGCCGCTGAAGGCCGCGCAGGGTCAAGGCGAGCCCGCCAGCGAAGAGCACTCCGACCGCCGAGACAATGGCCCACAACCGCAGGGGCGCCTCCGGTGCGAACAGAGGGCCCAGGAACACGCCCTGCCCCACGAAGGACCCGAGCGCGGCCCACGGGCCGTACTTCAGCCAGAAGCGGTCCTTCGCGAGCGCCTTCGAGACTTCCGCGTAGCGCGGCGCCTGAATGCTCACGCCGCCAAGCACCTGGTCCAGCTCCGCCGAAAGTGCCAGGGCCCGCTGGCACTCCGGACACGTCGCGGCATGCTGCTCCGCTTCCTCTTTCTCCCGCACGTCGAGAGCACCGTGGCGGCTCATCTCGAGCGCGAGCTGATACCCATCGCAACTCTTCGAGGTCATCCCTCCTCCTTCCGCCAGCTCAGAGGCGCGAGGAAGAAATCCCTTCACGACAGGCGCTTCTTTTTCGAGAAACGGCAGAACCCCTCGAAATCACGAGGGGTTTCACGGCCTCGTGAAGAACGACACCTGCTGGAAGCGCAGGCCGGCAAGAATCTGGTCCACCCGCGCGTCCGACAGCGCCCCGATTCGCTCTCCCAGACGCGCCTTGTCGACCGAGGACACCTGCGACACGACGACGACGCTCTGCTTGGGGAGGTTTCCCTCTCCCACTTCGAGCAGCACGTTCCCCGGCTCGCTGGCCCGGTGCAGGTTCGACGTCAGCGCACACACGACCACCGTCGTGATGCGCGAGTGATTGAAGACGTCGTCCTGGACCACCACGTGGGGGTGCGAATAGCCGGGGACCGGGCCCCGTGAGTCGTCGGGCGCCACCCAGAACACATCACCGCGGTTGATTCGTTCGGGGGGCATGCTCTCGGGGTCTCCTGTGCCTGCCTCCGGCCTGGCGGCCCGGC is a genomic window of Myxococcus virescens containing:
- a CDS encoding transposase, translating into MRGRPKQQTTLFSLRTPGDRVPAGHPLRRVKDMADAALAALSPTFDEMYSGTGRPSIPPEHLLKSCLLMAFYSVRSERLFCE
- a CDS encoding DHA2 family efflux MFS transporter permease subunit — its product is MRGFGLALQRLPSPMHSAAEPTVPRFWPFMFTLFVGSFMSVLSSSTITIAIPELQRHFGAELSSVQWTLTGFMLAMGTSAPLTGYLGGRFSFKWVYVASLVGFLVASVLCGVSWDTRALVAFRFVQGAFCGAIMPVTMTLIYQLLPRERQALAASLWTLSSMLAPAFGPTLAGWLMTLGNWRWLFFMNVPLGLAAVAMAVRTVPYYRLEVPKAFDFPGLLTVITGTLALLIALSQGRAWGWTDAKTVSLAVLGTVSLVSFVVRQLKTHAPLLDLRVLANGRYVVTLLISSIITISLYSGAFLIPLFLQEIQGVTPLKTGLILLPASLAMALLMPLVGRMYGTLGPSTLMTAGVLLIAGGTYALSRLTPDVSHTYVLMWMLVRNVGISLSIMPASNAGMEQLSRELSGHASSISNWLRNVFGAFSIAIFTSLLSTFAAREAQVLAREGVTERRDIELLSFVMGINQVYLVATVIALVAVPLSLMVRKHVSGLEASRGAR
- a CDS encoding CPBP family intramembrane glutamic endopeptidase, which codes for MSNVYLEQASRGRNQPWRYVLTAVLIGLAVVLFNVPYSAFLFLVASRSGDADFRFDPVAGVVEGVPFPAFAVGMLSFAVVIAALALGVRAVHKRPFSSLLGQEGGFRVRPFLKAAAGAFGVLSVAAGVNVLMDRESFTLNFDASRFFVALGLVLVLTPIQAAAEELLYRGWLMQGVYRLLPRPWVAVAVSSLLFWAAHLPNPEASGTPGWSAAYYLTVGILLAWVTLRTGRLEAAMGLHAGMNLCAFLVTAPATVMFRPASLFIDVQPNSMRDVAFIALLAVGTVLMVRRGDDRPFTERLSAQ
- a CDS encoding RNA polymerase sigma factor; the protein is MTPRAPLDEEALRAAVVSGDAAAREDAMRHLYEALSGKLYVLCHGITRDPSDAQDAVQETFLSIQRALPQFRGDAQLSTWAYRIAVRAAVAAKTRRERHRGDAVDIEMADPRAGIEETFETRERRRRLEVAMKTLSLEHRTVLSLFAVEGLSHAQIASVLGIPEGTAWSRLHLARKRLAAALESTAP
- a CDS encoding type II toxin-antitoxin system PemK/MazF family toxin, which gives rise to MPPERINRGDVFWVAPDDSRGPVPGYSHPHVVVQDDVFNHSRITTVVVCALTSNLHRASEPGNVLLEVGEGNLPKQSVVVVSQVSSVDKARLGERIGALSDARVDQILAGLRFQQVSFFTRP